A single Phragmites australis chromosome 4, lpPhrAust1.1, whole genome shotgun sequence DNA region contains:
- the LOC133914135 gene encoding protein JINGUBANG-like, translating into MRDSDGVPRSHPSNLPLPTPQSDPNLQFSGTDDDSSNRNSSSSATGGASPGFYSDYPTSFSGECSPYNMSPWNQTMASPWSHHSEASMAGHGGAPTMVPGTSLIGSLVREEGHIYSLAAKTDTLYTGSDSKNIRVWRKQKDSGGFKSSSGLVKAIVISGERIFTGHQDGKIRVWKVSPKNGLHKRVGSLPRLRDFLRGSLNPSNYVEVRKNRTALWIRHSDAVSCLSPTDAAQGLLYSGSWDRTFKVWRITDSKCLQSVVAHDDNVNAIVAAFDGLVFTGSADGTVKVWRRELQGKGTKHVPVQTLLKQEHAVNALAVSAIAPVLYCGSSDGLVNFWEGDRHLVHGGVLRGHKKAVFCLAAAGALLLSGSADNTIFVWRRDGGMHSCLSVLTGHTEPIRCIAVVEDNAEGGEASGAGGSAPRWIAYSGSLDKSIKVWRVSDEAPDALLQGPGAGDAPQMFDRYPGDPFGAGSSSRSFR; encoded by the coding sequence ATGAGAGATAGCGATGGCGTCCCGCGCTCGCACCCGTCGAACCTCCCGCTGCCGACGCCGCAGTCCGACCCGAACCTACAGTTCTCGGGGACGGACGATGACTCTTCGAACCGGAACAGCAGCTCTTCCGCGACGGGCGGCGCGAGCCCCGGGTTCTACTCCGACTACCCGACCAGCTTCAGCGGCGAGTGCTCGCCGTACAACATGTCCCCCTGGAACCAGACCATGGCGTCCCCCTGGTCGCACCACAGCGAGGCGTCCATGGCAGGCCACGGCGGCGCGCCCACCATGGTGCCAGGCACGAGCCTCATCGGCTCGCTCGTGAGGGAGGAAGGCCACATCTACTCGCTCGCCGCCAAGACCGACACGCTGTACACCGGCTCGGACAGCAAGAACATCCGCGTCTGGCGCAAGCAGAAGGACTCCGGCGGCTTCAAGTCGTCGAGCGGCCTCGTGAAGGCTATCGTCATCTCCGGCGAGCGCATCTTCACTGGCCACCAGGACGGCAAGATCAGGGTGTGGAAGGTGTCGCCCAAGAACGGCCTGCACAAGCGCGTGGGCAGCCTGCCGCGGCTGCGCGACTTCCTACGAGGCTCGCTGAACCCGTCCAACTACGTCGAGGTGCGCAAGAACCGGACGGCGCTGTGGATCCGGCACAGCGACGCCGTGTCGTGCCTGAGCCCGACGGACGCGGCGCAGGGCTTGCTCTACTCGGGGTCATGGGACCGCACCTTCAAGGTGTGGCGCATCACCGACTCCAAGTGCCTCCAGTCGGTGGTGGCCCACGACGACAACGTGAACGCCATCGTGGCGGCGTTCGACGGGCTGGTGTTCACCGGCTCGGCGGACGGCACCGTGAAGGTGTGGCGGCGGGAGCTGCAGGGGAAGGGGACCAAGCACGTGCCCGTGCAGACGTTGCTGAAGCAGGAGCACGCGGTGAACGCGCTCGCCGTGAGCGCCATCGCGCCGGTGCTCTACTGCGGCTCCTCCGACGGGCTCGTCAACTTCTGGGAGGGCGACCGCCACCTCGTCCACGGCGGCGTGCTGCGCGGGCACAAGAAGGCCGTGTTCTGCCTCGCCGCGGCCGGCGCCCTCCTGCTCAGTGGCTCCGCCGACAACACCATCTTCGTGTGGCGGCGGGACGGCGGCATGCACTCCTGCCTCTCAGTGCTCACGGGCCACACCGAGCCCATCAGGTGCATCGCCGTCGTCGAGGACAACGCCGAAGGCGGCGAGGCCAGCGGCGCGGGCGGGTCGGCGCCGCGGTGGATCGCGTACAGCGGCAGCCTCGACAAGTCGATCAAGGTGTGGCGCGTGTCCGACGAGGCGCCGGACGCGCTGCTCCAGGgccccggcgccggcgacgcGCCGCAGATGTTCGACCGGTATCCCGGCGACCCATTCGGGGCCGGCAGCTCGTCGAGGTCGTTCCGCTAA